Proteins co-encoded in one Syngnathoides biaculeatus isolate LvHL_M chromosome 22, ASM1980259v1, whole genome shotgun sequence genomic window:
- the gpx9 gene encoding glutathione peroxidase 9 isoform X1, with product MAKKSIYDFSAETLEGVPVPLGDFRGKVLLVVNVATFUGSTIEEYHQLNALMEMFGNLKFTVLGFSCNQFGLQSPEANHETLNILKYVRPGRGFVPKFPIFGKVEVNGVNEEPLFTYLKESLPFVNPVIGDIKKFYWSPITVNDIRWNFEKFLITADGEPFSRYELHCPIDKVEKDITELL from the exons ATGGCCAAAAAATCCATCTATGATTTCTCTGCTGAAACCCTGGAAGGAGTTCCGGTCCCATTGGGGGACTTCCGGGGAAAGGTGCTCCTCGTCGTCAACGTGGCCACCTTCTGAGGGTCAACTATAGAAGAG TACCATCAACTGAATGCACTCATGGAAATGTTTGGCAACCTCAAGTTCACCGTGCTGGGCTTCTCCTGCAATCAGTTCGGTCTGCAGTCCCCTG aggcAAATCATGAAACCTTAAACATCCTGAAGTACGTGAGACCCGGGCGGGGATTTGTGCCAAAGTTTCCCATCTTTGGTAAAGTGGAGGTGAACGGAGTCAACGAGGAGCCGCTGTTCACTTACCTAAAA GAATCTTTGCCCTTTGTGAACCCCGTCATCGGCGACATTAAGAAGTTCTACTGGTCTCCAATCACGGTCAACGACATCCGGTGGAATTTTGAAAAGTTTCTCATCACTGCGGACGGCGAGCCTTTCAGCAG GTACGAGCTGCACTGTCCTATTGATAAGGTCGAGAAGGACATCACGGAGCTACTGTAA
- the gpx9 gene encoding glutathione peroxidase 9 isoform X2 has translation MEMFGNLKFTVLGFSCNQFGLQSPEANHETLNILKYVRPGRGFVPKFPIFGKVEVNGVNEEPLFTYLKESLPFVNPVIGDIKKFYWSPITVNDIRWNFEKFLITADGEPFSRYELHCPIDKVEKDITELL, from the exons ATGGAAATGTTTGGCAACCTCAAGTTCACCGTGCTGGGCTTCTCCTGCAATCAGTTCGGTCTGCAGTCCCCTG aggcAAATCATGAAACCTTAAACATCCTGAAGTACGTGAGACCCGGGCGGGGATTTGTGCCAAAGTTTCCCATCTTTGGTAAAGTGGAGGTGAACGGAGTCAACGAGGAGCCGCTGTTCACTTACCTAAAA GAATCTTTGCCCTTTGTGAACCCCGTCATCGGCGACATTAAGAAGTTCTACTGGTCTCCAATCACGGTCAACGACATCCGGTGGAATTTTGAAAAGTTTCTCATCACTGCGGACGGCGAGCCTTTCAGCAG GTACGAGCTGCACTGTCCTATTGATAAGGTCGAGAAGGACATCACGGAGCTACTGTAA